Part of the Natronobacterium gregoryi SP2 genome, CCAGTGGAACAACGTGGTCGAACAGTCCGAACTGGGGTGTGTCTATCACCGCTACGAGTGGCTGCGGGCGGTCGAGGAAGGGATCGGCCACGAGCCCCACCACCTGCTGGTCTCGAAGAAGGGCAACCCCGTCGCCGTCTTTCCGAACTTCGTCACGGACCTCGGTCGAGTGAAGCGGCTGAGTTCGATCCGGCCCGGCTACGGCGGCCCCGTCACCATGACCGACGAGGAGGACGCCCTCGACATGCTGTTAGACGCCGTCGGCGACGTCTGTCGGGGCACCGTCCTCTACAACGAACTCCGAGTCTACGATCAGAACTACGTCCGCTACAACCACTTCCTCGAGTCGAAGGGATACCAGCCGACGATCCTCTCGTGTCGGTTCACGCTGGACCTGACGCGGGGATGGGACGCGCTCTTTGCGGAGATGGACAGCGAGCGTCGCCGCGGGATCAGACGCGGCCACGACTACGGGTTCGAGGTCGTCGGCGAGGAGATCACCGAGGACAACTGCGTGGCGTTCTACGAGGACTACGCAACTGTCGCCGACCGCGTGGGGCTGCCGACCCATCCCCCTGCGTTCTTCCGGGAACTCCCCCGACTTGAGGATCGACTGAAGCTGTTTACCCTCGAGGTCGACGGCGAAGCCCGCGGCCAGTACATGTATCTCCTCGACGAGGAGCAATCGACGCTGCAACACCTGTTTACGGGCGTTACCGAGGATCAGTTCGAGTATCACGCACCCGAACTGCTCCACGAGCACGCGATCAAGTGGGGGATCGATCGGGGGTACGAGACGTACGAACTCCGTGGCTCGCCGCCGGACTTTCGCAACGGCGTCTTCCGGTTCAAGGAGTACTTCGGTGCCGAAACCATCCCGCTGCTCGTCTACGAACGCGGGCGTCCCGCACCGGCGCTGTCGGTGCTGAACGTCGGCCGGTCACTCACCCGTCGACTCGAGTCCTGACTCGCTGACGGGCACCGACACGCCGAGTTCCTCCTCGAACGTCTCCCCGTTGCGAAGGGGAACGACCGTCTCCGCGACGGCCCGTGCGGTGAACCCGACGTTGCGTTTCGCCCGGTTTATCGCCCACCGCTTCCAGCGGGTGCCGTAGGGAACGAACTGCCGGACGTCCCACTCGGCTGCGAGTGTCCGCTGTGCCCGCGGCCTGACGCCCATCAGGAACTGGAGTTCGAGGTCGGTGCCGTCGGCGCGGTCGATCGCGCACTCGATCATCGCTGGGTCGTGTGAGGCGACGGCGACGGTTCCCTCGACGGTCTCGAACGCCCGTTCGAGGAGTCGCCGGTAGGCGCGATCGACCTGTGGGTCGGTCGTGTACGCGATCCCTGTCGGCCGGTCGTAGGCCCCGCCTTTCACGAGTCGCAGTGTGCCGGGAACGTCGGCGAGTCGCTCGAGATCGTCGAGCGTGCGCTCGAGGTCGGCCTGGAGGCAGACGCCGAGTCGAGCGTCTGACGTTCGGGCGAACTCCTCGTAGGCGTCGAGCGTGGCGTCGACAGTCGTGTGCTCTTCCATATCGAGCCAGACGAAGACATCGTGGACGCCAGCCGCCTCGATGACGTCGGCGAGCAGGTCTCGAAAGAGCGTTTCGTCGCACTCGAGCCCGAGCTGTGTCGGTTTCACCGAGATCGCAGTCTGGCCGTCGAGGTCGGCCGCGGCGAGGTCTTCGACGAGCAGGCAGTACTCCTCGGCGTCGGCGACGGCGGTCGCTCGGTCGCCGTGGTGGGAACCCAGTAGGTTGATCATTGGGTCGATACCCAGTTTCGCCTGCCGGCGGGCGTGATCGATCGCCTCGGCCGCGGTTTTGCCCGCGACGAAGCGGTTCGCGACCGGTGGAAGCATATCTTCCTCTCTGAGGACGACGGGGATAGTTAGTGGCACGTTTCGGCGTCTCGCATCGGTTACCTGGAACTCTCCAGGAGCAACCCGACGAGTTCGAGATAGAGCACCGTTCCGAGGACCACGACCACCAGCGCGAGCGCGAACGAGACGGTCAGTCGGAGTCGGTCGCGAGAGCGTTCTTGCGTTCGAACCGACATCGGCCGGACCAGGTCGAAAAGCGTCAGTGCAACCGTCACCGCGGTCGTCATCGTCATCGCTCGATCACCTGCTGGCAGGAGTCGCGGAACGGTCGGATGCGGTCGGAGGCCGTCTCGACTGGCATACCGACGACGGCAACACCGAAGTACTTGAACGTCAGTCAGACACTCGATACCTGAGACTGCGTCAGACGGCAGTATGACAGGTGTCTGTCGCCGATTCTGTTCGGTCAGAACCCGAGCACGAACGCGGAGACGCCGATGAAGATGACCATCCCGAAGACGTCGACGACGTTAGTGACGATCGGAATCGTCGTGTCGTCGGGGTCGATCCCCATGCGATACGAGCCGTAGGTCGCCGCGAAACTGAAGACGATCGCGATGGCGGCGACGGACATCCCGCTGACCAGCGAGATCACAAGGAGTGTCGACAGCGGCAGCGGCGAACCGATGACGATCCCCAGCGCGTAGGCACCGATTGCAAGCGCGGTGAAGATCGTCGCTGCGAGTGCGAGGATCGCACCGACGTTCGCCCACAGCACCCTGTCGGTCGGGTCGAGTTCCGTCGTTCCCAGGTGAAACCGCGTCGAGAGCCGCGAAGAGAGGATCGCACCGAGGTTGCCGCCCATGTCGACCATCGTCGGCACCATCACCGCGAGGATTGCGTACTGCTCTAGCATCTCTTCGGCACCCTCGAGGGTGATCCCGGCCCAGAGGACGATGACAGAGAGGACGATCAGCAACGGGAACATGTTGCCGACGATCGATTTCCAGTCCCACGTGCCAAGCGAGCCCTGTGGGGCGACCATCAGGCAGTCACCTCCCCGACCGCTGTCCGACCGCTCATAGAATCGCCCCCACGAGCAGGATCGAAAACCACAGAAACGCCATTCCGAAAATGTCCCCGAGGGTCGTGACGATCGGCCCGACGAGGTTGTCCGGATCGAGACCGAATCGGTAGAAGAAAAAAATCACCAGGAGCAACCCGGCGATCATCACGACGGACGTCAACACTCCGGCGATCAACATGATACCGACGAGTTCGTACAGCGCCGCGGCTTCCCATCCAAGCACCAGCAGCGCCAGCCAGGTGACGACGCCGATGACGATCGAGATCCCGATTCCGTTGATAAACGAGGCGAGAACGGCGTTGACGAGTCGTTCGTTGCGCTCGAATCGCGGCTCGAGCAGCCCCTGGTGAAGACCACTCGAGATGCGGCCGCCGAGTGCGCCGTAGACGTTCCCTCGCGTCGCCAGAAAGACCGGAACCATCACGAGCAACCCGGGAAACCGCTCGACGCTCTCGAGAATGTCTTCGAGTACTAACCCGGCGAACAGTCCACCACCGAGTGCGATCAGCAGGACCGGAAGTGCCTCGCGATAGATCGACCAGAAGTCGCGCCGAACGCTCATATCCGTTTATCACTCAGTGCCTTGTTAAACGTGTGGGAATGCCGGAACTACTGTTCCCCCGAAACGGCCACTCCGAAACAACCGCTGTGTTGGTGAACTACCCCACCCTACTCGCTCACCGCTGACGCGGTTTCGCTCCTTGAGGAAGGGGACTTACGCCTAATTCCAGCTACACCCAGTGGTAGTAACAAAAGAAAATCTTGATGAGGCCGGTCTAAAAAGTGCGACTGTATGCTGGACACCAACCACAGCAGTCGTCTCTCGTTCGACGTAGCGATCACCGAGCGTGTTCGCGAACGCCTTTCTACGCTCGGAAAACGACTCTTCGACCGTCTCGACGGGGGTTTCATGGGCGTCATCCGCTCACACGTACGGGGTGAAGTCTATGGGGGCTGCTAGCGGCCGCGACCTCGAGTTCCACGCGGATCGCGCCGCCGAGATTACCGACGACGAGTACGTCGCCGTGACCCAGGACACGTTCGTCGGTCCTGCCATCGAGAAGTTTCGTGAATTCGACCCGACAGCGGAGGAAACGACTGTTTACTACCTGTACGTCACCGATAACTCGGACCGGCTCGTCGGCGTCATGTCGCTGCGGGAACTGCTCAACGCGCCTGAAGACGACGTCGTCGAAGAGCACATGGTCACCGACCTCGTGACGATCGATGGCGACGCAGACCCCGAGTACGCCGCCGACGAGATCGTCGAACGTGATTTCCCCGCGATGCCCGTCGTCGACGACGACGGCGTCCTCGTCGGTGTCCTCCGGACCGACGATATGATCGAGGTCGTCGAAGAAGAAGCCACCGAGGACATTCTGAAGTCGGCTGGTTTCTCCTTTGCCGACGTCGAGAAATCCCGGAGTTCGGCGATCCTCGAGTCCTCGATTCCGCGTATCCTCCGGCTGCGACTCCCGTGGCTCATCGTCGCGCTCGCGGGCGGCCTGCTCGCCGGCGGCGTGATCGAACACCACGAAGAGACCCTCGAGGGCGTCGTTGCACTGGCGTTTTTCGTCCCGGTGATTATGGACATGGGCGGGAACGTCGGCACGCAGGCGTCGACGATCTTCGTCCGTGGGCTGGCACTCGGTCAGATCGACGACCGCAACGCGGTGCGTCACTTCGCCCGCGAAGGACTGATCGGGCTCCTGATCGGACTGATCATCGGTGCCATCGGCGCTGTGGCCGCGTACGTCTGGCAAATCGACGAACCGTACGCGTTCGAACTGGCGACGGTTGTCTTCGTCGGTCTCGTCGCGGTCTGTGTAGTCGCGTCGGTCGTCGGATACGTGATCCCCTGGCTTATGAACAAGTTGGGCTTCGACCCAGCTGCGGCCTCGGACCCGCTAATCACGACCGTCAAAGACGTCACCGCGTTGTTGATTTACTTCGGACTGGCCGCAATCTTGCTCGCGGAGCTCCTGTAATACTGTCGGACAGAAATCAACACGAAGTCGGTCGCGGATTCGCGGCCGTCGCCACCGGTGACGGCCCCAGCAGAGCGACCGATCGTCACGTCGTTCTGTCCGGCAGTATAAGCCACACTCTCGGTTTTCGGTTCGAACGGCAAAGAGCAGGGGTCACCAGACACTCGAACTCGAGGACGCCAGAAGCGACGGGACGAGAGCCAGTCGCTCGGAACGTTTCTGCAGTGTGGAACTGGCCACCACACTTATTCGTTGTATTCGAGTGACAGTGCATATGCAGGCACCCGAACCAGGGGAGTCCCTCGCGGATGGGGAGTCGATCGGGACTGAGTACACCGCCACAGAACTGGCAGACGAAATCGGATTGACAGCGGAAAACGTTCGGTGGCGAAAGGAGTTCGTCGATTTCACCGCCGAGGACGAGCGACGACTCGAGAGCCTGAACGACGTCGTCGACGCGCGTCACGACGACCTCGTCGATGCGTTTCTCGAGCCGCTCACGGGCTACGAACGGACTCGAGAGATCGTCGATCGGTCGCCACGGACCGAACAACAGCTCGGACAGATCGTCTCCGGCTACCTGCAGACGCTGACCGGTGGCAGCTACGATCGCCGGTACTTCGCCCACCGGACGCGGATCGGGCGACTCCACGACCGACTCGAGA contains:
- a CDS encoding lipid II:glycine glycyltransferase FemX — encoded protein: MALEVERLGSVAEANRNQWNNVVEQSELGCVYHRYEWLRAVEEGIGHEPHHLLVSKKGNPVAVFPNFVTDLGRVKRLSSIRPGYGGPVTMTDEEDALDMLLDAVGDVCRGTVLYNELRVYDQNYVRYNHFLESKGYQPTILSCRFTLDLTRGWDALFAEMDSERRRGIRRGHDYGFEVVGEEITEDNCVAFYEDYATVADRVGLPTHPPAFFRELPRLEDRLKLFTLEVDGEARGQYMYLLDEEQSTLQHLFTGVTEDQFEYHAPELLHEHAIKWGIDRGYETYELRGSPPDFRNGVFRFKEYFGAETIPLLVYERGRPAPALSVLNVGRSLTRRLES
- a CDS encoding proline dehydrogenase family protein, which codes for MLPPVANRFVAGKTAAEAIDHARRQAKLGIDPMINLLGSHHGDRATAVADAEEYCLLVEDLAAADLDGQTAISVKPTQLGLECDETLFRDLLADVIEAAGVHDVFVWLDMEEHTTVDATLDAYEEFARTSDARLGVCLQADLERTLDDLERLADVPGTLRLVKGGAYDRPTGIAYTTDPQVDRAYRRLLERAFETVEGTVAVASHDPAMIECAIDRADGTDLELQFLMGVRPRAQRTLAAEWDVRQFVPYGTRWKRWAINRAKRNVGFTARAVAETVVPLRNGETFEEELGVSVPVSESGLESTGE
- a CDS encoding magnesium transporter; translated protein: MVAPQGSLGTWDWKSIVGNMFPLLIVLSVIVLWAGITLEGAEEMLEQYAILAVMVPTMVDMGGNLGAILSSRLSTRFHLGTTELDPTDRVLWANVGAILALAATIFTALAIGAYALGIVIGSPLPLSTLLVISLVSGMSVAAIAIVFSFAATYGSYRMGIDPDDTTIPIVTNVVDVFGMVIFIGVSAFVLGF
- a CDS encoding magnesium transporter encodes the protein MSVRRDFWSIYREALPVLLIALGGGLFAGLVLEDILESVERFPGLLVMVPVFLATRGNVYGALGGRISSGLHQGLLEPRFERNERLVNAVLASFINGIGISIVIGVVTWLALLVLGWEAAALYELVGIMLIAGVLTSVVMIAGLLLVIFFFYRFGLDPDNLVGPIVTTLGDIFGMAFLWFSILLVGAIL
- the mgtE gene encoding magnesium transporter, with protein sequence MGAASGRDLEFHADRAAEITDDEYVAVTQDTFVGPAIEKFREFDPTAEETTVYYLYVTDNSDRLVGVMSLRELLNAPEDDVVEEHMVTDLVTIDGDADPEYAADEIVERDFPAMPVVDDDGVLVGVLRTDDMIEVVEEEATEDILKSAGFSFADVEKSRSSAILESSIPRILRLRLPWLIVALAGGLLAGGVIEHHEETLEGVVALAFFVPVIMDMGGNVGTQASTIFVRGLALGQIDDRNAVRHFAREGLIGLLIGLIIGAIGAVAAYVWQIDEPYAFELATVVFVGLVAVCVVASVVGYVIPWLMNKLGFDPAAASDPLITTVKDVTALLIYFGLAAILLAELL